In Rhodococcus pseudokoreensis, the DNA window TCCCACGTCGGTGAACCGGCCGCCGACCTGCCCGGCCCGGGCGGCGTAGTCGTCGAGTGCCGACACCACCGCGGTCGCCGACTGTCCGCGCCATCCGGTGTCGACCGCGGCCCGGGTCGCGTCGTGGAACGCGGCCACCGACTCGTGAAATCGCCTACCGAGGTCGTCCCAGGACGCGGCGACCGCTTCGGACTCGGCGGGTCGCAGCGCGTCGACAGCGCTGCTGATGGCGCGGTGATCCCACGCACCCGAGTGAAAGTTTTCCCCGCCGTTCATCCCCGACCTCCGCTGCTGGACACTCTCGGTCCCGGAGTGGACCCCCCAATCCGGCGGGAAGCCACCTTACCGACTCCCGCCTCCGACTCGTCACCGCTCCTCGACTCCATAGGCTCGGGGCCATGCACGCGTTCTCACCCGCAGCGTCCACGACGCGCGCCGGCAAGTCACCCGCCCTCGCCATCGGCGCCACCGCGTTCGCGTTCCTCGTCACGATGATGGGAACGACGCTGCCGACCCCGCTCTACTCGATCTATGCGCAGGAACTGGCGTTCAGTCCGCTCACCGTCACGATCCTGTTCGCCGTGTACGCGGTCGGGGTCGTGGCCGCGCTCGCCGTGTTCGGGCGGCTTTCCGACGACGTCGGCAGGCGCCCGGTGCTCTTCCTCGCCGTCGCCCTCGCCGCGGTCAGTGCCGTGCTGTTCCTGCTGCCGTCGACGCTTCCGGTGTTCGTGGTGGCCCGGGTGATCTCCGGCCTGTCCGCAGGCCTCATGACCGGCACGGGCACCGCCGCGGTGATCGACCTGTTCCCACCCGACCGGAAGGCGGCAGGCGGCATGCTCGCGGTCGCGGTGAACACCGGTGGCCTCGGACTGGGCACGCTCAGCGCGGGGGTGATCGCCGACGTCACGTCGAGTCCGCTGACCATTCCCTACGCGGTGAACCTCGCGCTCGCCGCCGCCGCCGCTGCCGGGCTGTGGATCTTCGCGCCTGCGCCGGCCACCCGACCGACGTGGCGCATCCGGCCCCGCCGCCTGCAGGTCCCGGCGTCGATCCGCGGCGCCTT includes these proteins:
- a CDS encoding MFS transporter, whose amino-acid sequence is MHAFSPAASTTRAGKSPALAIGATAFAFLVTMMGTTLPTPLYSIYAQELAFSPLTVTILFAVYAVGVVAALAVFGRLSDDVGRRPVLFLAVALAAVSAVLFLLPSTLPVFVVARVISGLSAGLMTGTGTAAVIDLFPPDRKAAGGMLAVAVNTGGLGLGTLSAGVIADVTSSPLTIPYAVNLALAAAAAAGLWIFAPAPATRPTWRIRPRRLQVPASIRGAFVTAVLAAGTAFAVTGVLTAVSALFLTRYLGTTSHSMAGLVVFLTFLFMAAGQLLARRMSTATAMLAGCLGLVPAAGLLALALANTVLAPLLASAVVLGVAGGLCLNASLATTVERVDPQLRGGVSSAFFAGIYVMLAVPAVGVGVLARFTDLRAAGVVFSALVAALGAGVAVAQLIGRRRV